The following coding sequences are from one Enterococcus sp. 4G2_DIV0659 window:
- the dnaB gene encoding replicative DNA helicase: protein MSEVWQDRVPPHSMEAEQAVLGSVFLDAEVIIDALEYIEPKDFYRRNHQLIFQTMLTLNDRNEAIDVITIKDRLEQENLLEDVGGLSYLSDLALAVPTAANIVYYAKIVEQKSLLRNLIQTATEIVTKGFEQGEDVETILDDAERSILEVSEKRNRSGFLSIADVLNTSIANIDQLYQNDEEITGLPTGYPALDKMTAGLQAEELIILAARPAVGKTAFALNIAQNIGTKTDRSVAIFSLEMGAESLVNRMLCAEGSIEAGHLRTGQLSEDEWQNLIIAMGSLSRAQIFIDDTPGIKITEIRAKCRKLAQERGNLGLILIDYLQLIEGTGRESRQQEVSEISRQLKKLAKELKVPVIALSQLSRGVEQRQDKRPVLSDIRESGSIEQDADIVAFLYRDDYYERGEGGEDGDHEPPEIDNVIEVIIEKNRSGARGTVELLFIKEFNKFASLSQRPDDF, encoded by the coding sequence ATGAGTGAAGTATGGCAAGATCGAGTACCGCCCCACAGTATGGAAGCTGAACAGGCCGTTTTAGGGTCGGTTTTTTTAGATGCTGAGGTTATTATCGATGCTTTAGAATACATAGAACCAAAAGATTTTTATCGCCGTAATCATCAATTGATTTTTCAGACTATGCTTACCTTGAATGATCGAAATGAGGCAATTGATGTTATCACGATCAAAGATCGTTTGGAGCAAGAGAATTTATTAGAAGATGTTGGTGGTTTAAGTTATCTATCTGACTTAGCTTTAGCTGTACCAACTGCGGCAAATATTGTCTATTATGCGAAAATCGTTGAGCAAAAATCACTGCTACGTAACTTGATTCAAACGGCAACAGAAATTGTGACTAAAGGTTTTGAACAAGGTGAAGATGTTGAAACCATACTAGACGATGCCGAACGCAGCATTTTGGAAGTTTCTGAAAAAAGAAATCGAAGTGGTTTTTTATCGATTGCAGATGTTTTAAATACATCGATTGCTAATATTGACCAACTATACCAAAATGACGAAGAAATTACAGGTTTACCGACAGGCTATCCAGCATTAGATAAAATGACAGCCGGCTTACAAGCAGAAGAATTGATTATTTTAGCTGCCCGTCCAGCCGTAGGGAAGACCGCTTTTGCATTGAATATTGCTCAAAATATTGGGACTAAAACAGATCGTTCTGTTGCTATTTTCAGTTTGGAAATGGGGGCAGAATCATTAGTGAACCGGATGCTTTGTGCGGAAGGTTCGATTGAAGCGGGGCATTTGCGGACAGGACAATTGTCAGAAGATGAATGGCAAAATCTGATTATTGCGATGGGAAGTTTATCTAGAGCCCAAATTTTTATTGATGATACGCCGGGTATTAAAATTACAGAAATACGAGCAAAATGCCGTAAATTAGCACAAGAACGTGGTAATCTTGGTCTGATTTTGATCGATTACTTGCAATTGATCGAAGGAACTGGCCGCGAAAGTCGTCAACAAGAAGTATCTGAAATATCCCGTCAGTTAAAAAAATTAGCAAAAGAATTAAAAGTTCCTGTTATTGCCTTATCACAGCTATCTCGTGGTGTGGAACAACGTCAGGATAAACGTCCTGTGCTAAGTGATATCCGTGAATCTGGATCGATCGAGCAAGATGCCGATATCGTTGCATTTTTATATCGTGATGATTATTATGAGCGTGGTGAAGGCGGAGAAGACGGTGATCATGAACCGCCAGAAATTGATAATGTTATTGAAGTCATTATTGAAAAAAACAGAAGTGGTGCCAGGGGAACGGTTGAACTGCTCTTTATTAAGGAATTTAATAAATTTGCTTCACTTTCCCAAAGACCAGACGATTTTTAG
- a CDS encoding transcriptional regulator, with protein MKKSTFNYIKDILADYPRVDEYIKQREEELRYPYRENDLNAGIKGHGAGYDVQDRLMITIEQDQRLAALERNKRVVSNLLEECCEDTKVIIQELYMRRMPKYTIQGLITNGLIFVGRTKAFELRDWFFLQVAKDLNLNI; from the coding sequence ATGAAAAAATCAACATTTAACTACATTAAAGACATCTTAGCAGATTACCCAAGAGTGGATGAATACATCAAACAACGGGAAGAAGAACTAAGATACCCTTATCGTGAAAATGACTTAAATGCAGGAATCAAAGGACATGGCGCTGGATATGATGTTCAAGATCGATTAATGATTACGATTGAACAAGATCAAAGATTAGCAGCCTTGGAAAGAAATAAACGAGTGGTTTCCAACCTATTAGAAGAATGCTGTGAAGATACGAAAGTAATCATCCAAGAGCTGTATATGCGCCGAATGCCCAAGTATACGATTCAAGGTTTGATCACAAATGGCCTTATTTTTGTTGGTAGAACAAAGGCCTTTGAATTACGAGACTGGTTCTTTTTACAAGTAGCAAAAGATTTAAATTTGAACATTTAA
- a CDS encoding adenylosuccinate synthase has product MSSVVVVGTQWGDEGKGKITDFLSENAEVIARYQGGDNAGHTIKFDGVTYKLHLIPSGIFYKEKISVIGNGVVVNPKSLVKELAYLKENNVTTDNLRISDRAHVILPYHIKLDQLQEDAKGDNKIGTTIKGIGPAYMDKAARVGIRVADLLDKEIFEERLKINLEEKNRQFVKMFDSEPIAFEDIFEEYYEYGQQIKQYVTDTSVILNDALDAGKRVLFEGAQGVMLDIDQGTYPFVTSSNPVAGGVTIGSGVGPSKINKVVGVCKAYTSRVGDGPFPTELFDETGETIRKVGKEYGTTTGRPRRVGWFDTVVMRHSKRVSGITNLSLNSIDVLSGLDTVKICTAYELDGELIYHYPASLKELSRCKPVYEELPGWSEDITGCKTLADLPANARNYVHRISELVGVRISTFSVGPDRNQTNVLESVWAQI; this is encoded by the coding sequence ATGTCATCAGTTGTAGTAGTTGGAACGCAGTGGGGCGATGAAGGAAAAGGAAAGATCACAGATTTTTTAAGTGAGAATGCTGAGGTCATCGCACGTTATCAAGGCGGAGATAATGCAGGTCATACCATTAAATTTGATGGTGTTACTTATAAACTACACTTGATTCCTTCTGGTATCTTTTACAAAGAAAAAATCAGCGTAATCGGAAATGGCGTTGTAGTTAATCCAAAATCGTTAGTAAAAGAACTAGCTTATTTAAAAGAAAATAATGTCACAACAGATAATTTACGTATTTCAGATCGTGCACATGTCATTTTGCCTTACCACATCAAATTGGATCAATTACAAGAAGATGCAAAAGGCGACAATAAAATCGGTACAACAATCAAAGGAATCGGACCAGCCTATATGGACAAAGCAGCTCGTGTTGGTATCCGTGTAGCTGATTTATTAGACAAAGAGATCTTTGAAGAACGTTTGAAAATCAATCTAGAAGAAAAAAATCGTCAATTCGTCAAAATGTTCGACAGTGAACCTATTGCGTTTGAAGATATTTTTGAAGAATATTATGAGTACGGCCAACAAATCAAACAATACGTAACAGACACTTCTGTTATTTTAAACGATGCATTAGATGCTGGTAAGCGTGTGTTATTTGAAGGCGCACAAGGCGTTATGTTGGATATCGATCAAGGAACTTATCCATTTGTAACCTCATCAAATCCAGTTGCTGGAGGCGTTACGATTGGAAGCGGTGTTGGACCTTCTAAGATCAATAAAGTCGTGGGTGTATGTAAAGCTTATACCTCACGTGTTGGTGATGGTCCGTTCCCTACAGAATTGTTTGATGAAACAGGAGAAACAATTCGTAAAGTTGGGAAAGAGTACGGTACAACGACAGGTCGTCCACGTCGTGTGGGTTGGTTTGATACTGTTGTGATGCGTCATTCTAAACGTGTCTCAGGAATTACAAACCTATCATTGAATTCAATTGATGTATTAAGTGGATTAGATACTGTAAAAATCTGTACAGCGTACGAATTAGATGGTGAATTAATTTATCATTATCCAGCAAGCTTGAAAGAATTAAGCCGTTGTAAGCCTGTTTATGAAGAATTACCAGGCTGGTCAGAAGACATCACTGGCTGTAAAACATTAGCAGATCTTCCAGCGAATGCAAGAAACTATGTACACCGTATCTCTGAATTGGTCGGCGTACGCATTTCAACATTTTCAGTAGGTCCAGACCGTAACCAAACCAACGTATTAGAAAGTGTTTGGGCACAAATTTAA
- a CDS encoding DegV family protein, producing the protein MTFKVMTDSCCDLPYTYLEANEVDFISMTIQLNGEELVDDLGKTFDYDWFLQEIKTGGMPTTSQVNVGRYIEFFRPYVEKKIPILYLAFSSGLSGSYQSAMQAVDILKEEYNDAEIYVIDTKAASLGEGLLVSEVIQLKEAGHTLEEILLWLSENKMTVHSWVTVDDLKHLERGGRISKAAAAIGGLMNVKPIIVVDGQGKLQNIGKVRGRSKALKKLADETVQGLVEPLKQTVFIAYAGDLESAEKVNSLIEEQVEVKEIRIYPLGPTITSHTGNGCIAVFSRGKKRS; encoded by the coding sequence ATGACATTTAAAGTAATGACAGATTCATGTTGTGATTTACCATATACATATTTAGAAGCTAATGAGGTTGATTTTATTAGTATGACCATCCAACTAAATGGAGAAGAGTTGGTGGATGATTTAGGGAAAACATTTGATTATGATTGGTTTTTGCAAGAAATAAAAACAGGCGGTATGCCAACGACCTCTCAAGTCAATGTGGGACGCTATATTGAATTTTTTAGACCTTATGTGGAAAAGAAAATCCCTATACTATACTTGGCTTTTTCTTCAGGATTAAGTGGTTCTTATCAAAGCGCCATGCAAGCTGTTGATATTCTTAAAGAAGAATACAATGATGCCGAAATTTATGTTATTGATACAAAAGCGGCTAGTTTAGGAGAAGGGCTACTGGTCAGCGAAGTGATTCAGCTCAAAGAGGCTGGGCATACTTTAGAAGAGATTTTACTATGGTTATCAGAAAACAAGATGACCGTGCATTCATGGGTTACAGTGGATGATTTAAAGCATCTAGAACGTGGCGGTAGAATTTCCAAAGCAGCAGCAGCAATCGGCGGATTGATGAATGTAAAACCGATTATTGTTGTTGACGGGCAAGGTAAATTACAAAATATCGGAAAAGTTCGTGGACGTAGCAAAGCGTTGAAGAAACTAGCGGATGAAACAGTTCAAGGATTAGTAGAGCCTTTAAAGCAAACCGTATTTATTGCTTATGCAGGCGATTTAGAAAGCGCAGAGAAAGTCAATTCATTGATCGAAGAACAAGTTGAGGTGAAAGAAATTCGCATATATCCACTAGGACCAACGATTACCAGTCATACAGGAAATGGCTGTATTGCAGTATTTTCTAGAGGGAAGAAAAGATCGTAA
- a CDS encoding AmiS/UreI family transporter has product MLGVVLLFVGITLISNGYCGLAGVNGKSTAFINLFTGSLTFIVNATLLLRGDYFAAGTGFLFACTNLLMGVIYLFDLDWRSYGIFGLFVAVNAIPCAYLAYASGDWRFAIIWILWGILWFCGFLQNVLALPIGKFVLYLAIFEGIVTAWIPGFLMITELW; this is encoded by the coding sequence TTGTTAGGTGTTGTATTATTATTTGTTGGTATCACATTGATTAGTAACGGCTATTGCGGATTAGCTGGGGTAAATGGCAAATCTACTGCATTTATAAACTTATTTACAGGAAGTTTAACATTTATAGTGAATGCAACTTTATTATTGCGAGGCGATTATTTTGCAGCGGGTACAGGATTTTTGTTTGCTTGTACAAATCTATTGATGGGGGTTATCTACTTATTTGATTTAGATTGGCGCTCTTATGGTATTTTTGGATTATTTGTTGCTGTAAATGCGATTCCTTGTGCATATCTTGCTTACGCTAGTGGTGATTGGCGCTTTGCTATCATCTGGATTCTTTGGGGGATTTTGTGGTTTTGCGGATTTCTGCAAAACGTTTTGGCTCTTCCAATTGGAAAATTTGTTTTATACTTAGCAATTTTTGAAGGTATCGTTACTGCTTGGATACCAGGATTTTTGATGATAACAGAATTATGGTAA